The genomic stretch CATGGGTGACGAGCAGAAGGAGATCGTCCGCATCGAGAGCTTCTGGCTCGATACGTGGCTGCGCCACCAATACAAGGGCCTGGAGGCGCGCTACATCATCCACGACGCGGTGGCGCGCGAGGTGGACCGCGACACGTTCTTCCACACCCGCGAGTCCGGCGGGACGATGATCTCCAGCGCCTACAAGCTCTGCCGGGACATCATCCTGGCGGACTACCCGAAGAGCGCTTGGAACATCTACCCGTTCCACTTCAGCGACGGGGACAACTGGAGCGCGGACGACACGCGGCAGTGCATTGAGATGCTGCGCAACGACGTGCTGCCCAACGTCAACCAGTTCGCCTACGGCCAGGTGGAGTCACCCTACGGCAGCGGCCAGTTCATCAAGGATTTGCGCGAGGCGGTGGGGGACACGCCCAACGTCGCGCTGAGCGAAATCGCGGACAAGGACGCCATCTACGCGTCCATCAAGGACTTCCTCGGCAAGGGCCGCTGACTTCAGCGGTCCTTTCCCACCGGAGCGACTGCCCGATGCCCAAGAGCCTCACCCCTCGCCTCGCCGCGCTCCGGGACGAAATCCATGGCTACGCCAAGGAGTTCGGCCTGGACTTCTTCGACACGCGCTTCGAGATGGTGTCCTACGACGAAATGAACATGGTGGCCGCCTACGGCGGCTTCCCCACCCGCTATCCCCACTGGCGCTGGGGCATGGAGTACGAGCAGCTCGCCAAGGGCTACGAGTACGGGCTGAGTAAAATCTACGAGCTCGTCATCAACAACGACCCTTGCTACGCCTACTTGATGGAGAGCAACCCGGAGGTGGACCAGAAGCTCGTCATGGCCCACGTCTACGGCCACTGCGACTTCTTCAAGAACAACTTCTCCTTCCGGCACACCAACCGCCGGATGATTGATGAGATGGCCAACCACGCCACACGGGTGCGGCGCTGGGTGGACAAGATTGGCGTGGAGAAGGTCGAGGACTTCATCGACCGGACGCTGAGCCTGGAGAACCTCATCGACCAGCACGCGCCGCACATCCGGCGCAACCCGGACCCGAAGAAGGCCGAGGACGAGCTCAAGGCCAACGAGCGCGTGGAGGGCTTCAAGGTGGGCCGCGAGTACATGCGCGGCTACATCAACCCGTCCGAGTTCCTCGACTCGCAGCGCAAGAAGGTGGAGGACGAGAAGCAGCGCGCCAAGAAGTTCCCCGAGCGCCCGCAACGCGACGTGCTGCTCTTCCTGCTGGAGGAGGCGCCGCTGGAGCCGTGGGAAGCGGACATCCTCGCGATTCTGCGCGACGAGGCCTACTACTTCGCGCCCCAGGGCCAGACGAAGATCATGAACGAGGGGTGGGCCAGCTACTGGCACTCCACCATCATGACGCGCCG from Myxococcus xanthus encodes the following:
- a CDS encoding SpoVR family protein, producing the protein MPKSLTPRLAALRDEIHGYAKEFGLDFFDTRFEMVSYDEMNMVAAYGGFPTRYPHWRWGMEYEQLAKGYEYGLSKIYELVINNDPCYAYLMESNPEVDQKLVMAHVYGHCDFFKNNFSFRHTNRRMIDEMANHATRVRRWVDKIGVEKVEDFIDRTLSLENLIDQHAPHIRRNPDPKKAEDELKANERVEGFKVGREYMRGYINPSEFLDSQRKKVEDEKQRAKKFPERPQRDVLLFLLEEAPLEPWEADILAILRDEAYYFAPQGQTKIMNEGWASYWHSTIMTRRALKDDEIIDYADHHSGTMGTRPGAINPYKLGIELWRDIEERWNKGRFGKEWDECDDLRARRAWDKKLGAGREKIFEVRKHYNDITFIDTFLTPEFAMEQKLFVYGFNDKRNSWEILDREFRKVKNKLLQGLTNFGQPIIEVVDGNFENRSELLLAHRHDGQDLKGDYARETLRNLQSLWRRPVNILTRYDNKGAMLRFDGQSHSERKVEL